A stretch of DNA from Allomeiothermus silvanus DSM 9946:
GCGACCACGGTTAGGTCAGCCCAGGCGTTTTCGTCTTCGACGTGGGTGAGATCCAGCAAGATGCGCTCCTCGCCAAACCAGCCTAGGCTGATGGCGGCAAACTCCTGCAAGGGCCACTCGTCCAGGGCCCCTGAGCGCACCATCTTGTCGAGGGCTTGATGCAAGGCTGCATATCCCCCGATCAAGGAGGCGACGCGGGTTCCTCCATCGGCCTGGAGCACGTCGGCGTCGATCACTACGGTTTTGCCGGGGAGCGAGCTGAGATCTAGCACCGCCCGGAAGGCCCGCCCCATGAACCGTTGGATCTCAGCAGTGCGCCCTGAGAGCTTTTGCCGCTCGCGCTCCTTGCGTTCTTTGGTGGAGCGGGGCAGCAGGTTGTACTCGGTCATCAGCCAGCCTTCGCGTGGTCTGACATGGCGGGGAACCCCGTCGGTGAGGGAGACTGTAACCAGCACCTTGGTGTGGCCCAATTCTACCAACGCTGAGCCCTCGGCGTAGAGGTTATATCCGGTATGAATGGAGAGCGGACGCATTTCGAGGGGGGCACGGCCATCTTTACGGTTCATCTAAGGCTGAATCGTACCATGCCGACACCAAGAAAATCTTCTGGTTCTGCAGCTGGAAGAGGGTCAATACCCGCCCACGCTTGGGAAATGGGAGGTGTAACTGAACCCGGACAAACACATGTGAGACTCTAAGCTGGGATAAAAAGAGGGGAACCGACCAGGAAAGGAGGTTCCCCAGGTGCAGTTTACCACCGTTGGCCGAGAGATATGGAGAGGCGCTAGACAAGCACAGAGGCTGGCCGAGGCCAACGCAAGCGACCCAGAGGTCCAGGAACGTCTGCGCAAGCTCCGACTGGTCAAAGCCCTGCGTGAAAGTAAAAAGAGCTGGAAGGAGATCCAGGACCTGGTCGGGATCAGCCGGGCCACCTACCACCGCTGGCAAAAAGCCCTAAAAGAAAAGGGCCTGGCTGGACTCAAACCCCGCTCCCGCCGCCCTAAGCACCTGCGCACAAAGGTCCACTGGACCCCAGGGCTGCTCATTAGAATAGAAACTCTCCGCAAGGAAAACCCCACCTGGGGACGCTGGTCCATCTGGCTTACCCTCCGCAAGGAGGGTTTCCAGATGAGCGAACGCACGGTGGGGCGCATCCTGGCCTACCTGGAGAAGCACCGACGTATCGAGAGCGTGGCCGGCTACCTGGCCCGGACTCAAAGAGGGAAGCTAAAGCGAAGGGTAAACCGGCCCTACGCCAAAAGGAAGCCCCGAGGATACGAGGCCAGGGCTCCTGGGGACCTGGTCCAGGTGGACACCCTCACCCTGACCTTAGGACCGGGAAGCATGGTCAAGCACTTCTCGGCGATTGACCTCCATAGCCGGTTTGTCCTGGCGGAGGTGCACAGCCGGGCCACGGCTAAGCTTTCTGAGGGGTTCTTGTCCTTGCTTCTGGCCAGGGCCCCTTTTCCCATCCGGGCCATCCAGGTGGATGGGGGCAGCGAGTTCATGGCCGAGTTTGAGGAGGCCTGCTGTGCTCTGGGGATTGCCTTGTTTGTGCTACCGCCGAGGAGTCCTAAACTCAATGGTCACGTGGAGCGGATGCAGCGGACCTTCAAGGAGGAGTTCTACACCCGGCCTTTGCCCACCCCGCTCAGCGAGCTGCAGGCAGAGCTGGATACCTACCTGGACTACTACAACCGCCGAAGGCCTCACATGGCCCTGGGGGGTCTTGCTCCGCTGGAGTTTTTGGCTAAGATGCAAGAGGAGTCGGTTCCTCAAAGAGTCTCAAATGTGTTGACCGATTACAGTAACTTGCCTCCCGGGCGTTCGCTCGCTAAAATACCTAAGCGTTCGCCTTCGGGCGGGTCAGACTTGCCGAAGTAGCTCAGCGGTAGAGCACTCGATTCGTAATCGAGCGGTCGTGGGTTCAAATCCCACCTTCGGCTCCAAAAAGATATCCGTGTAGAACGGTGTAAAATGCAATAACCGGGAGTTGCAATGACTCCCGGTTATTGATTCCTGACGGCAACCTGA
This window harbors:
- the rph gene encoding ribonuclease PH — translated: MNRKDGRAPLEMRPLSIHTGYNLYAEGSALVELGHTKVLVTVSLTDGVPRHVRPREGWLMTEYNLLPRSTKERKERERQKLSGRTAEIQRFMGRAFRAVLDLSSLPGKTVVIDADVLQADGGTRVASLIGGYAALHQALDKMVRSGALDEWPLQEFAAISLGWFGEERILLDLTHVEDENAWADLTVVATQGGEVIEVHGGGEGRAVPQPVYKQMLETGLGFIPELVRRIHQALS
- a CDS encoding integrase core domain-containing protein, whose product is MQFTTVGREIWRGARQAQRLAEANASDPEVQERLRKLRLVKALRESKKSWKEIQDLVGISRATYHRWQKALKEKGLAGLKPRSRRPKHLRTKVHWTPGLLIRIETLRKENPTWGRWSIWLTLRKEGFQMSERTVGRILAYLEKHRRIESVAGYLARTQRGKLKRRVNRPYAKRKPRGYEARAPGDLVQVDTLTLTLGPGSMVKHFSAIDLHSRFVLAEVHSRATAKLSEGFLSLLLARAPFPIRAIQVDGGSEFMAEFEEACCALGIALFVLPPRSPKLNGHVERMQRTFKEEFYTRPLPTPLSELQAELDTYLDYYNRRRPHMALGGLAPLEFLAKMQEESVPQRVSNVLTDYSNLPPGRSLAKIPKRSPSGGSDLPK